In Carnobacteriaceae bacterium zg-84, the genomic window TAGATAAAGGTGTTTTTAATATAGGGTAAATACCCTTTGAAAGTTCTTAATACTCTACGTAAACCAGGAGAAATAGCTTCCTGTTTAGCCCATATGAGTATTTCTTCAAATCGGTCAAAATCTCTATTATGTAAAGCATCTCTTAATTGATGAACGACATCGTATGTGGCTCTTAGTTCTGGGACTTGTTCCAATAAATAATCGACTATCCCTTGTGTATGCGTCATCCAATCAAACAGTGGAAAACGGTGATAAGGATAACTACTTAGTGTATCTGTGTTACTTAAAAACAACTTCCAATAACGTTTCATTTTGTTGTATAAACGGCGATTATTCTGATGTAAAGCTTTCATTACATGCACTCTATGTTTCGTTAATTCACGATTTAATGCTTGTACAATATGAAAAGGGTCGATAATGACATGTGCATTAGGAAATACTTGCTTGGATATCTGAATATAGGGGCGAAACATATCAATCGTAATTGTTTTAACAGCTTTTCTTGTCTGGGTATCGTATCTAGCAAAGTAGTCTAATAGCGTGCTGGATTTACGGTCGTGTACAACGTCAATCAGTTGATGAGTCAGTGCATCACAATAGATAAAACTCATGGCACTATCAGAAGATTTTACTGACTTGAATTCATCAAAACATAGATGATGAGGTAATTGCGTGTTGTGATTTACTTTTAAAGTAGAGGCGACCTTATCCACAATACGTCTGACCGTATGTACAGATACATTGTGTTGTTTAGCGATGTAGGTTTCTGAAATGGTTTCTGTTAAAGTGTCCATTATCTTTTGTTTTAAACGGTTCGTGATAAAACAATGCTTATCCACAATAGGTGTTTCAGCTGTAAATGATGATTGACAGGATTTACAATAAAAACGTTGTTTAGTGAGTGATAAATAGGCGTTTAGTCCTGAAATTTGGCATAAAGACAGTCGTGATTGACGTGTCCCATTTTTTACAATGCCATTGGTTGTGTGACAATTTGGGCAACAATCTGGTGTATAGGTTAATTTACCGTATAAGACTAATGATTTTTTATGTCGAATGTCACACTCTGATACGTTTTCATGATCAAATGTGATGTTTTTATCCTTTAAT contains:
- a CDS encoding ISL3 family transposase; the protein is MSNITEILLQLKDKNITFDHENVSECDIRHKKSLVLYGKLTYTPDCCPNCHTTNGIVKNGTRQSRLSLCQISGLNAYLSLTKQRFYCKSCQSSFTAETPIVDKHCFITNRLKQKIMDTLTETISETYIAKQHNVSVHTVRRIVDKVASTLKVNHNTQLPHHLCFDEFKSVKSSDSAMSFIYCDALTHQLIDVVHDRKSSTLLDYFARYDTQTRKAVKTITIDMFRPYIQISKQVFPNAHVIIDPFHIVQALNRELTKHRVHVMKALHQNNRRLYNKMKRYWKLFLSNTDTLSSYPYHRFPLFDWMTHTQGIVDYLLEQVPELRATYDVVHQLRDALHNRDFDRFEEILIWAKQEAISPGLRRVLRTFKGYLPYIKNTFIYHHLTNGALEGINHKIKVLKRNAYGYRNFSHFRNRILLMCKLYVPYTVPSTSLVA